The Megalobrama amblycephala isolate DHTTF-2021 linkage group LG18, ASM1881202v1, whole genome shotgun sequence genome segment ctcatctgactgtttctatagaaaccggagcttctaacggctgctgcagtAACAccatgactttaccaatcggtgattggctcttatttagaaggcgggacttattccgccatattgcgcgttgcactttctcccattcataataatacgagtgacctgtcttgtgttattctagtTTTGGTacaattaatgacaaaaaatgacgtcACGATGATCTGATATTTTCACAAAGAATATAGACATTAATATGACAACATCACAAATCCCTTTAATTCTGAATCAAATCAAGTTAAAGGAACCGCTTCATTTATTTAACGTTCATTCAAAACATCGATTTATCATCCGTTAAGCGACCTTTATGTCACGTTTAATTGCcttaaaacatttgttttcagTTGGAATAAAACAgtacatcattttaaatgtagtcGACTTAAATCGTACAGTTTGCAAAGTCGGACTAAACGACGGGGATAATGCAATAGTAGTTCGGTTTCGGTCGGATTCGGATTATACCACAATTGTATTTCTTCTGCAAGACGAGACAGTTATGCTTTTCCAAACAAAGTATTGGACGAGTCTGTCAAATATTCGACTACATATTGTGTTTATAAGCTGTAATTACTGGATCATTCACTCACAGATTCGGAGTGAAACATGTCAGAGTCGCAAATGTTTATCCTGCTGTGGCTTAAACCCCAATAAAAATCCGTTTATTGAACTGTTATATAAAGCAATATCAGACTCACAATCACGCTGTTGTTCTGGATGTGATTTCACTTAAATCACGTCCGCCCAAAATACGAATTCATAACAACAGTAGAAATTGACTGAATAATTATACAGAACTTATGAGTGTGATGATTGTGAGCTCATTTCTGTTTGTTTAGTTTGTACTTGCTGAACAAATGAGATATTAGACAGATATATGAGGTTGAATTTTGTGTAATTATCGCGATTTGCCGTTTTTGTcgctgttgttttgtttgttttattagcGTTTGACCAGGAAACACTGCGACGTCATTGAATTCAAACGGATGCAGTTCTTAGTCCAGTCCAGCAGAGGGCGACACATCGACAGAAACAGTCACTGGGCCATTCCATACATTTGCTTGTTGTAACTCTTCaaaattaaccttttttttaaatcttgtttttcaACACTGAATATTACACATATTTAACTATTCACAAATGTGTATTGGTCAATCTCAggcaactttatttaatttttttcaatgttttaaagCAGAAGATGGATGCATGTTTTCTCAGTCCTGTTACCAAAACTCATGTGCTATTTAAAAAGCATGTTTAAAAGCCTGTCAATTAACTCCTTTGCATTCACCTAAAGAGATTGGTTATTTGTTCAAATAATTGATATTTGTgactaaaaaaaatcacattatatTAAGGCAAGgtgtgttttaataaaaaacacttttttcattttcatttaaaagaagaCAGAAGCCTCAAGcttatctttttcttttcttttttttattatttaattttatttatcaattgtATAAATGATGGACCAaacaaaactgataaaaacagtagtttaactttatttatttttttagaaaagaaaatacaatttagtaacAGGAATGAGTgtccatatgtgtgtgtgtgtgtgtgtgtgtgtgtgtgtgtgtgtgtgtgtgtgtgtgtgtgtgtgttgaaggGATGTGCTGTGTGCTAGTAGTACTTCACAGCGAAGGAGGTGGAAAGagaaagaaggagagagagggaaagtTTCACTCCTTCCTTTGCCGCCTACCATGGGTGGGTGTTTCTGGCACCTGTATAGTATCTGCACAGACAAAAGGTTTAAGTCACGTCATGGTGGACTGGATCCCTGTTAGTATGATAtaattgtaaaactaatcctaaATGTCTACAATTTAAGTAATTTCAACTGTAAAACTCATGATACAGGTGAATAGAATTATATCAACTAATAATCATACTATTAAATCAACAAAACAGAGGACTCTACTCACTCCTGTTATTATTCGTGTGAGTAACAGGACTGAAAGTAACAGGATTGAGTTTTTAAgcaaaaaatgatcaaatacatGACATATGGCCAGATAGAGTACATGCTAATATCATGAGGACACTGAGAAAATACTGGTGACTTACCtaaagttattatttttaaaataaacaaataacatcTAAGAAATAATTTAGGTAACAGGACAGTACGTTGATATTGACCTTCTTCTCAGTCATAGTTACAATTTcatcaaatatacagaaattaaaatgagagGACTTACGTCTGGTCTTCTCATGGCCTGCATAAGATCCAGATGATGCAACTTCCTGTTGAAAATGTGTCATGTTCCAAGTTTTTTAGAGGGGGTAACAGGACAcagaaatgtgtattttatataacatattATGGATTTCTAATGAAATGTCTTTTTGTTCAGCATAGATGGTATATGGAGTCACACAACAATGCAGAAAAATAAGATTTCTGAAAGattttaatgattatatttcacgATAAAGTAAAACAAGtgtaacaaatgcatttttttgtgttcTCAGTAGTTTTTCACAATTtgcttaataataaaatgtattttagagttaattttcatgcatatttatacatacaGCGTCCTGGGGACAGAAATGTGGAATGGCTCCACTGTAAAACTGTTCAAGAGTCCTTCACGagttaaataaagaaataatggTCAACAAACAGAGGATGGACGGGACATGAGGATGTTACAACAGGATTTTCAATTGATTCAATTACAAAAGTAagaataggcctatttaatcaACCTCTGAAGCCTGTGCTCAATGAAtagatttaaaatgaaaatattacattaatatgAAATCACAGTAGACAGTTGAGATTAGCTTCcagaattttattaacaaaatagcTGAATATATTCATAtgtatacacaaacacacactggtgAATAAATGGGGTCATTCTGGCCCTTTTCATGTAGATAGAGAGAAGAAAGAGATTCAGAGTTTGAGAACTTTCATTAGTAGTGCTTTTagtgatttaaaatgtttaataaaatagaAAGCTTAATAAAAAATAggtatatacaaataaaaggtaTACTAAAGTGTATTCAAATGCAAATGTAGTCAATCTGAAAACAGACCACTGAAACATTCATTCAATTCAGCTCAAATGAATTGAAAgtgaaatgcaaaaaaacagTTCTTAATCTTTACCATCGTGTCTTATAGATTCATTCAGGAGTGAGTCGACTCTTACTCTGTTTTCTTCTTCACGATGATCAGAAACGGCGGACACATCAAGCTGTTTCCCATGATGCCCTTCAGTGTGACGCAGAGCGAGTGTTGCTGCAGGTGCTTCAGGTGCGGCGTGACGTCGAAGCGAAGGCCGCAGTCGTCGGGCAGGACGGACGGGGAGTCGTGGGGCTGAACGGGGTTCGGGTGGATCGGTGAGTTGGTCTGAAGCTCAATCCTTCCTTCAGCTGGAACAGATTCACTGATGGACAGGAGAACAAACGCTTCATCCCACGTGCTGCATCTCGAATTAATAAACCAGCAGAAGTCGTCCGACTCGCCTGCAGAGAGTCAACAGAAATATAAATCAGCTTTATTTCTTTACAGAGTcagatcagctttggccaataatgagccggcgttcggacgtaaacacagaagcttcactgtgttactgcgtcacctgcgtaagataatgacagaagagaagagattgttgaataaagtggttatttttgttttgtttttgcgcacaaaaagtatcctcgtctcttcataacattaaggttgaaccactgcagtcacatgactgttttaatgacgtctttagtacctttctggacttaGAAAGTGTTGAttacattgctgtctatggacgagtcaaaaaccgctcagatttcatcaaaaatatcttaatttgtgttctgaagatgaacaaaggactGAAGGACATAAGGggacatttcatttttgggtgaactaaccctttaaatttcaaTTATAAAGCAGTGGTCAACATCCATTTTtctgtacactttttttttattcttactATCTGATGACCTCTGAAAAAGAGCCTCCATCTCATCTTCATGACACATCCAACACACATTAGAAACGAGCGGCTCTTACCGGGCTGTGAGTCTCTGAACCGGACCGTGAGCTTCTGCTGCCGGTCTATAATCTGCCTGTAAGTGAGCGCCGTACAGCTCAGCACACACACGGAGGGCAGCTCGGCGTCCTTGGACATTTCAGAAACAACCTCACCCTTATCCAAACACTCCCAGCTGTTCTCCTGAGCAAACAGACAGAGGACGGCCGAAAGCAGCGTTCCCCAGCGCAGCCACACCATCGTGCTTCAGGACGGGTCGGTCCGAGTGTTCCTGCGTGTGTTTGCTGTTCTTCTGTTCAGTGTGAGGGTCAGACGCCCGCGGGTCTAGTCCATCCGCACCGACGGGTCAGAGACTGCAGCAGAGGAAGAAAGAGCTGGTCTGGACTCATTTACTGAGTGCGCCACAGCAtgtgatacacacacacacacacacacacacacacattttcaaacagtgtgTGCCAATAAACTCCCAAAATAACCCATGTCAGGAATGCACTGCAAGTAACCTGCAGCCACAGTCATTACTAACCAATGAAAAGTGAGCAGTAAAGAAGTTTGTGTGAGTTCAGTCTGAAAAAAATCAATTCAGCATTTGTTTTGAAACACAGAAGCTGCCagaagtgacacacacacacacacacacacacacacacacacacaacgatGAACTGACTTCAATGCATCTGTTATAAGGTGAAATAAGGACATCACACCTTGTGTCATGAAAGCCTTGTTTAATAAACATTCTGCTGATACATTTGATATAAAGTGTAAATCTTGCTAAACATGCATGTGAAAGTGTTCGTTAACAGCGTTCCTGGTTTATATgaaatgattttaatattttccaatACAATGGTGTGTATAACATGGAAACATAcgctgcaaaaatgcttttcttatttagtattttagtCTCGTTTCCAGgctaaatatctaaaaattcttaaatccagATGCTTTGACTAGATAAGTAACATtacataagattttttttgtcttgttttctgggGAAAAAGTCATaatgaagtgagtttttgcttaaaacaagccaaattatctgccaatggggtgaGAAAAATAATCTGGTTTCTGTTTGGGACAGAAACAAGatttcaaacagaaacaagattatttttctcaccccattggcagataatttggcttgttttaagcaaaaactcacttcattatgatttttggattgattaggactggaaacaagacaaaaatactaagtaaGAGATTTGGTTAACAAAGACTAACAGaggaaaaagaacaaaacatgaagttatgaaacaaaaacaaaaaaatatctataaaaCTGTTTTTGAAGGATGCATCTGAAATTATGCTGAATTActgccagttttttttttttttttttgcaaacctGGAGCCAAAATGTTCATTCAGGAATGTCAGTCTTATCTAAGCGCGGGACGTTTCCCAGCGTGCAGAGGCACGTCAACAGCTGAAGATCTCAACTGAAGCCACAATACATCAAGAACTTGATTCAAGAGAAGGACATTTTGAATGTAACCTTTAATTCGGTCCTCAGAGTCGCAGAGGGAAAGTTTTGGCAGAGCTGctccacaacattttttcaggGAACAGTCCACTGAAATCACGCCAGACCCATAAAACCCTGCAGTTTAAAACAGATTTGGCCTTGAACTGATTCGTAACAGAGGGTTCATTGTGCATTTCTATGAAAGCTGAATAACAACGGGATTCGTTTGAGAACTTCATGTTTTCTGAGAACTATACATATTTGACTCCACATCGTTTTCACATAAACCCTTAAAGAGTCCGAGAGACTCCCAAAAGCAGCAAAAGTCAAACATTAAAGACGCTAAATAAGTTTGTGCTAAGCCATAAATCTACAACTCTGAGAGGGACTGCAATGCTTTTTAGGAAGGGGTCGTGACCTCCGGCTCCTGCGTGTCGCAGCCACACTCGCGGGTCAGCCTCGCCGAGGACAGAACCAGACTGCTCCATTCATCCACATAGACGAACGGGACGATGTCGTGAGCCGTTGGCTTACAGCACTGTGGAAGACATGAAGATCAGAAGAGCTCATCTGAAGCGTTTCATCagtgtaacacacacacacacacacctgcgcAGACGCGCTCTTAGCGCAGACGCTCGGCCCACAGGTTCGGCACTGGACGAAGGTCACGCTCTCCGGATAAACCACCCAGCGGTCCCAGCCCAAATCTGACATAATGACACAAGAGAGGGTCATAATTCACCGCAAAGCAAGAGGAAAGAATCATGTCTAAAGGAAACAAAGCCTCGCTTTCATTACATTGTGCTAATATTTATTGTAGTTGTACGGCcttcattatttatgcatttacagtTTCGCAACTAAACCTCATTGACCTCATTTGAAGACTCACCTTTCATGAAGACCTGAGAGGAATATTTACAGCAGGTGGAGTTTCCAGAGTCCTCAGGGATGGAGGAATTACCTGCGGAAGAGAGACGAGGTTTACTCGTGAACCTTTACCTGAGTCTGAAATCTGGGGGTCGTACCTGTGGAGGACGGGACGGCGCTCTTCAAAGAGTCTCTCCACTGCTCACGCAGAAGACCCATCCAGGACACGGACACACGGGGCTCCTGCTGGAGGTTCAGAGATTCCAGAAGGACTTTCCTGATTTCCAGTTCTCCTCTGCATctgcaacaaacacacacacatcaccacGTCTTTGCTTGGCAAACAGCTGCCAAATATTCGGGCTCAGGGTTCGACCCTGTCAGAAGACACCGGGGAAGTTGCCCTCGTTTATATTTACAGAGCATTACGTGCGTCTGTGGAGTCTGTACTCAACGTAACGGTGGTGTCAGGAGAAACTAGAGTGTCTGATAATAACCAGTAATGCTCTTTCGGTCAGTCCAGCGTGATCAGGTCACGGAGTCTCAAATGGAAGAACAGCATGTGATTGTAAAGAGGTCCAGCATCCAAATATCAGCCTGAACTCCTATAAAGACTGATCACACTGTCACCAGATCGTCTACTAACAGCTGTAAAAGTGCATGAAACTCTCACCAAAACTGAGCAGAAGTCTTGAAAACAAGATCTTCGATTCACTCGACACGGCTCTTACCTCTTAGTTTTCAGagcagatgatgatgatgatgatgatgatgatgatgatgatgatgatgaggacgAGGCCTCGGGAGAAGGATGGAGAACAAACATCTTCCCGAGAGGAAGGCCGAACAGCACGACTGCGACACACAACGCCAGACGCATGTCTGCGGACTCAGAGTTAGCGCTCGTGTCTCGTGAAGGACGCTCTCTGCAGGCGAATGAATGGATTTTGTTTGGAGTGGCCTGGGAAAGCAGGGATTTATCTACTTCGGCCAAGCTTGGCCTTGGAATACTTTACACTGTTTTCATGTTGAGCGAGTGTGATGGTGTTGAAAAGGAGGTGGAGATTGAAGAAAAACACCAGCGAATTCTATCATACGGTTACATGGTAGCAATGATAATAAACTCTAACCTGCAGGAGGACAGACGGCAGAGAGGAACGACAGAAGAAGCCA includes the following:
- the LOC125252495 gene encoding growth/differentiation factor 2-like → MRLALCVAVVLFGLPLGKMFVLHPSPEASSSSSSSSSSSSSSSSSALKTKRCRGELEIRKVLLESLNLQQEPRVSVSWMGLLREQWRDSLKSAVPSSTGNSSIPEDSGNSTCCKYSSQVFMKDLGWDRWVVYPESVTFVQCRTCGPSVCAKSASAQCCKPTAHDIVPFVYVDEWSSLVLSSARLTRECGCDTQEPEVTTPS